The sequence below is a genomic window from bacterium.
TTGGGTTGGCCGCCACGGCGCTCGGGACGTTTCGCGGCGTGCTGCGGCGATTCACGGTCCGCGGGGACGTCGGTGGAGTGCTCGTGGTCGACGACTACGCGCACAACCCGACGAAGGTCCACGCGTTGCTTCAGGCGGCCCGGCAATGCTGGCCTGACAGCCGCATCATCGCGGTGTTCCAGCCGCACCGGTACAGCCGCACGCAGACGGTGGGCCCGCAGTTCGCCGGCGCGTTCGATCCGGCGGACGAGGTCATCATCACCGAGCTCTACGCAGCCGATGAACCTCCGCTCCCCGGCGTCGATGCCGGGATCATCGTGCGTGCCGTCGGCGCGCGGCGGGCCGTGCACGCGATCGCGGATTCGGCGGAGGTGGCGGCCTGGCTGGAGGCACACGTGCGGCCGGGTGACCTCGTGCTGACGATCGGCGCCGGGGATGTGTGGAAGATTGGCGATGCCCTGGTCACGCGGCTGCGGGCGCGGGCGGCGGGAGTGACGGGGCGTGGGTAGCGTCGCGCAGGACGTCGTCGCGGCCCTCGAGCAGTTGTGCCCGGGGGGCGTGCGGCGCAACGAGCCCCTGGCCCGTCACGTGACCTTCCGCATCGGCGGCCCGGCCGATGTGCTCGTGCTGCCGCGCTCGCTCGATCATCTGATTGCCTGCACCGCGTGGATGTATCGGGAGGGCCTTCCGTTTGTCGTGTTGGGGCGGGGCAGCAATGTGCTGATCGCGGACCGCGGCGTGCGGGGTGTGGTCATCAAGACCGGCCGGGGCCAGGAACATGTCCGGTACGACGGGAGCGATGTCGCTGCCGAGTGCGGCGTCAGCCTTCCCCAACTGAGCCGGGCGACCGCCGCCCGGGGGCTCGCCGGGCTCGAGTTCGCTGCGGGGATCCCGGGATCCGTGGGGGGAGGAATCGTCATGAACGCGGGCGCCCACGGATGCGCCTTGTCCGAGGTGGTCCGCGAGGTGCGCGTGCTCACCCCAAGCGGAGAACGGACATGGTCCCGCGAGGAAATGGGCCTCCAGTACCGGCAGAGCCGGCTGCAGGCTGAACGCGGTGTGGTGCTGGAGGTCACCCTGAACCTCACGCCCGCCGATCCTCGGGTGTGCCTCGAGCGTCTGGATGCCTGGCTCCAGACGCGCAGCGACACGCAACCGTTGGGGCCGCCCAGCTCCGGATGCATCTTCCGCAACCCGGTGGGGGACCATGCGGGCCGTCTCATCGACGTCTCGGGCGGAAAGGGCATGCAGATCGGCGGGGCGACGGTGAGCGACCGGCATGCGAACTACATCCTCAACACCGGCGGGGCGACGGCGGACGAGGTGGTGAGGCTGATCGCGGAAGTCCGGGCCAGGGTTCGGGATCGGTCGGGGATCGACCTCGAGCCGGAGATCAAAATGATCGGGGATTTCGAATCGGGGGGGCTGTGATGTCTGTGGTGGTGCCCCTTCCCGTGGATCGTCCGGCCGACCGCAGGCCGCGGCGTGTCTCGCTCCGGCGGATCGTGCGGTTTCTCGCGGCCATCTCGATGCTGTGCGGAGCCGCCGCATTTCCCGCCTCCTCGGTCTTCGCCCTCCACACCGTGACCGTGACGGGCAATACGGCGGTTCCGGCGTCGACGGTCCTCCGGCTGGTCGACCTCCAGCCCGGGCTCAACGCCTTCCAGGTCGACGCCGGGGCGATTCGGGAACGACTGCTGACCGATGCCCGCATCGAGAGCGTCACCGTCGCCATGGAGGACTTCCCACGCGGGGTCCGGTTGGCCGTCCGCGAGCGGGCGCCGATCGCGGCGCTCGACGCCGGGGGAGAGTACGTCATGCTCAGCGCGGACGGGGTGGCGATCACCACCGCCGCGGATCGAGGTGCGCAACCGGTCCTGATTGTTGACCGCCTCGACCCGACCGACGTCTCGATCGGCCGGGTGGCGCAATCCCCCGAGGTGCGTCTCGGAGCCCGCGTCGCGGGGATGCTGCCGGACCCGCTCAGGGACCGGATCACCGCCGTGCGGGTGAATGGCGCAGGTGAGGTGGTGCTCGCGCTGCGGGACGGCATCTCGGTGCGGTTGGGCGGGATGAAGGGGATGGACGAACGCGTGGAGATGGTTCCCCAAGTGCTCGACGCGATTGCGACTCGAGGCCTCCAGGTGGAGTCGGTGGACCTGCGCTTCCCCGGGAGCATCGTGGTGCGGCCCATGCGGGCGTCCGGGGCGCCTGCTCAGCCGGGCGCGTGGCAGGAGAACCCCTCGAGACGTGGAATAAGGCCCGCGATGCACCGTCCATCCTTCCCTTAGTCGAAGCCGGAGGTGCACCTGCTTGGCCAAGCGGGGACCTTTGGTGGGGCTTGATATCGGCACCACCAAGGTCTGTGTTGTCGTCGCAGAACCCACCGAAGACGGAGAGGTCCACATCACAGGGATGGGGGCCTCTCTGTCTAGTGGTGTGCGTAAGGGCGCGGTGATCGATCTCGAGGCCACCACGCGCGCCATCGAGGAGTCCGTCGACAAGGCGGAGCGGATGGCCGGGGTGAGGATCGCCGGTGCGATCGTGGGCGTCTCGGGCGGACACCTCGCGTCCCAGAACAGCCGGGGCGTGGTCGCCGTTTCCCGAGCCGACCACGAGATCGGCGAACAGGATGTGTCCCGCGTCGTGGAGGCGGCGCGGTTGGCGGCGGTCCCGGCGAGCGACCGGGAGATCGTCCACCTGCTCCCCCGCGATTTCATTGTGGATGGACAGGACGGCGTCAAGAACCCCGTCGGGATGTACGGGACCCGCCTCGAGGTCGAAGCCCACATCGTCACGGGGGCCAGCACGGTCCTGGCGAATTTGTTAAAGTGCGTGCAGCGGGCCGGATTGGAGAGCGAAGCGCTGGTCCTAGAGCCCCTGGCCTCAGCCGAAGCCGTGCTCTCTCCCGCGGAGCGGGACCTGGGTGTCGCCCTGGTCGACATCGGCGGAGGAACGACCAGCCTCGGGATCTTTACAGGGGGAGGGCTGTGCTACACCGCGGTGCTTCCGTATGGAGGCAACCATGTGACAAACGATATCGCCGTCGGGCTTCGGACCTCGTTTGGTGACGCGGAGCGCCTCAAGATCCGCCACGGGTGCGCGATGCCGGCGATGATCACGGACGGCGACAGCATCGAGGTCGTCCACGTGGGAAGCCGCGAGCCCCGGCTCATGCCGAGACGCATGCTGAGCGAGATCATCGAGCCGCGGATCGCGGAGATGGCTGGGCTCGTGCGCGCCCAGCTCAGCCGCTCAGGGTTTGCCTACCGGATCCCGGCCGGGATCGTGGCCACGGGGGGCACCGCCGCGTTGCTCGGGCTCGCAGATCTTTTCGCGGAGCGGTTGGGGATGGCGGCTCGGGTAGGACTGCCGGAGATTCCGGGGAGCGTAGCCGACACGGTGAGCAGCCCGGCATACGCCACGGGTGTCGGATTGGTGCTGCACGATGCGCGCCGCCGGAGGGTGGGCCGGAGTGGGCGGAGTGTGAACGGCGACGGAACGATGTACGGTCGGGTGCGCCAGTGGTTGCGGGAATTCACCCTGGGGGCGTAAGTCCAGGGAGACGACGCAGCAGGCATGAGAGGAGTCGACGGAGGATGACGCCGGCACATCGGTCGAAACACCCTGTTCACCGGATGCTCACGTGGGGATCGGAGGCGGCCGAAACGCAAGGGGAGGAGAAGCA
It includes:
- the ftsA gene encoding cell division protein FtsA, whose translation is MAKRGPLVGLDIGTTKVCVVVAEPTEDGEVHITGMGASLSSGVRKGAVIDLEATTRAIEESVDKAERMAGVRIAGAIVGVSGGHLASQNSRGVVAVSRADHEIGEQDVSRVVEAARLAAVPASDREIVHLLPRDFIVDGQDGVKNPVGMYGTRLEVEAHIVTGASTVLANLLKCVQRAGLESEALVLEPLASAEAVLSPAERDLGVALVDIGGGTTSLGIFTGGGLCYTAVLPYGGNHVTNDIAVGLRTSFGDAERLKIRHGCAMPAMITDGDSIEVVHVGSREPRLMPRRMLSEIIEPRIAEMAGLVRAQLSRSGFAYRIPAGIVATGGTAALLGLADLFAERLGMAARVGLPEIPGSVADTVSSPAYATGVGLVLHDARRRRVGRSGRSVNGDGTMYGRVRQWLREFTLGA
- the murB gene encoding UDP-N-acetylmuramate dehydrogenase, whose protein sequence is MGSVAQDVVAALEQLCPGGVRRNEPLARHVTFRIGGPADVLVLPRSLDHLIACTAWMYREGLPFVVLGRGSNVLIADRGVRGVVIKTGRGQEHVRYDGSDVAAECGVSLPQLSRATAARGLAGLEFAAGIPGSVGGGIVMNAGAHGCALSEVVREVRVLTPSGERTWSREEMGLQYRQSRLQAERGVVLEVTLNLTPADPRVCLERLDAWLQTRSDTQPLGPPSSGCIFRNPVGDHAGRLIDVSGGKGMQIGGATVSDRHANYILNTGGATADEVVRLIAEVRARVRDRSGIDLEPEIKMIGDFESGGL
- a CDS encoding FtsQ-type POTRA domain-containing protein, producing the protein MSVVVPLPVDRPADRRPRRVSLRRIVRFLAAISMLCGAAAFPASSVFALHTVTVTGNTAVPASTVLRLVDLQPGLNAFQVDAGAIRERLLTDARIESVTVAMEDFPRGVRLAVRERAPIAALDAGGEYVMLSADGVAITTAADRGAQPVLIVDRLDPTDVSIGRVAQSPEVRLGARVAGMLPDPLRDRITAVRVNGAGEVVLALRDGISVRLGGMKGMDERVEMVPQVLDAIATRGLQVESVDLRFPGSIVVRPMRASGAPAQPGAWQENPSRRGIRPAMHRPSFP